Below is a window of Lacrimispora xylanolytica DNA.
AAGCTCTTTTAAAGAATTAGAACAGCTCCTTGTAGAAGGAATGTCAGAGGAAGAGAAAACAGCCTATTTACGCTTTCTCCGGATATCTTTTCATAATTTAAAAATAGAGTAATGGTTGTCAATAAAAGCTTGATACTATTGCTTGGCAAATTAGATAGAATTCTATTTAATAGAATTCTAATTAAAGGAGGATTATCGTATGGATCAAACAAATTCAATTAAAAAACAAGCCGATCCATCTCGGCTCACACTACGGCTGAGACTCATATTGGCTGTTGTAATTATTGCAGATATTCTGGATCTCATGGACTCAAACATCACCAATATCGCAGCACCCTCCATTGTTCAAAACATTGGAGGAGGCGAGTCTCTGATCAAATGGCTTGGTGCAAGTTATGCTTTAGCAATGGGCGTGCTGCTGGTCATTGGCGGACGCCTGGGGGACCGTTATGGGAAACGGCGAATGTTTCTGATTGGCATAACAGGATTTACGTTGGCTTCGGCGTTTTGCGGTTTATCTGTCAATCCGTCCATGCTGATTGCAGGGAGGCTGGTACAAGGGGGCTTTGGTGCTCTGCTCATTCCCCAAGGTATGAGCATCTTAATGTCCTCATTTACCCGGGAACAGTTTCCACGTGCGGTCAGCGCTTTTGGACCGGTTATGAGTCTCTCCTCTGTGATTGGCCCTATTTTAGCAGGATTTATTATTCAGGCGAACATCGGCGGGCTTGACTGGCGCCCGGTGTTCCTCATCAACATCGTTCTTGGTCTGGTGGGCTTTGTTGCTGCGGTTAAGTTATTGCCTCATGACCAGCCTGACTCCAATGAAAAGCTGGATGGCATCGGTACTGCTCTATTGGGAGTATCAATGTTCGGTCTGATCTTTGGCTTAAATGAGGGCTCAACGGCTGGCTGGACCATTCTGCCAATTGCCAGTCTCATAACAGGTGGCGTGATGCTTGTGGCCTTTTCACTCCGTCAGCGTAACGCTGAAAATCCCCTGATTAAACCTTCGCTTTTTAAGAATAAAGGATTCACCTCCGGATTAGTATTGGGTCTCGGTTTTTTTGCAGCAGTAAATGGCCTGGCTTATGTTATTTCCTTGTTCTTTCAGCTGGTTCTTCATCTTACTCCCTATGAGGCAGCGCTTGGTCTATGCCCAATGGCAATCGGCATTGTGATCTCCTCCATGGTCTGCCGGCCACTGTTAACAAGGCTTGGACGTACCGTTATTGTCATGGGGCTTGCTGCCACACTGATAGGCGCTCTCGGTCTCTGGCTTACCGTCTTAATCAAAGGAATGGCCGATACGGCTTTACTGACAGCTCCTGCCATCTTAGTGATCGGTGCAGGTATGGGCGCTTGCTTCAGCAGCATTTATGAAGTGGCTCTCGGCGATATCGAGCATGACGAAGCAGGCAGCGCAAGTGGTTCTCTAAGTGCCGTACAGCAATTAGCAGCGGCAATGGGTTCTGCCGTAGTAACTACGATTTTCTTTCATCTTCAGACTACCGTTGGAGATATTGGAGCCATGGAGACCAGTATTTTAATTGTAGCAGGAATTGTTTGCATTTGCCTTGGGCTTGTTTGGTTTATGCCGAGGTCGGCGCCTTCAGAAGAGTAAGGAGGAAAGGAAATCCTTTTTCATGGACAAATTTCACCCCATTGGGTATAATATCAGTTGCATGTACTCAAACCGTATGCTTTAAACTGCGGTTTTATGGCATCGGAAAGCAGGAGGCATTTTATGATAAAAGAGGACAAGAAGCTGACTCTTGAGGTTGCAGCAGGAATCGGGATTTTTACAGGAGCAGCCTTGCTTTTAGCACTGATTATTTATCCCCGTCCGTCTGTATTTGCAGGACTTTTGTTAGGGATGGTCTTATCCCTGGCTATGTTTTTTTCCATGGCGGCAGTGGTTAAGCTTTGTTTAAAGACCCAGAGCAAAAAGTTTACCGTCATGTTCACTGCCACAAGCTCACTGGCCCGTTATATGATACTGTTTGCTGTCCTTTTAGTGGTAGTAAGGAAGTATTCGGACCTGTTTCAACCCATAGCGGTTGTAATTGGTATGTTTGGGGTCAAGGCTGGGGCGTTTATGCAGCCGCTGATTCACCGAATGATTCAGAAGAATAAGTAGAAAGTAATCCCAGAATCTGGATAAAAAGCCGTATGTTATAGATGAATACAGTAATTTGTGGTATACTATATGGCAGATAAAACAGAACAGGGAGAAGATATACATGAAATCAACGTCATTAGTTATTATGGCTGCTGGTATTGGAAGCCGGTTCGGGGGTGGAATCAAGCAGCTGGAGCCTGTAGGGCCAAATGGTGAGATTATTATGGATTATTCCATTCACGATGCACTGGAAGCTGGGTTTAATAAGATTGTGTTCATTATCCGTAAGGACATAGAACACGATTTTAAAGAGATTATCGGTAAAAGGATCGAAAAGGTAGCACCTGTTTTCTATGCGTATCAGGAGCTTTATGATCTTCCCCAGGGATTTACAAAGCCAGCAGAACGGACAAAGCCATGGGGGACTGGTCAG
It encodes the following:
- a CDS encoding MFS transporter; its protein translation is MDQTNSIKKQADPSRLTLRLRLILAVVIIADILDLMDSNITNIAAPSIVQNIGGGESLIKWLGASYALAMGVLLVIGGRLGDRYGKRRMFLIGITGFTLASAFCGLSVNPSMLIAGRLVQGGFGALLIPQGMSILMSSFTREQFPRAVSAFGPVMSLSSVIGPILAGFIIQANIGGLDWRPVFLINIVLGLVGFVAAVKLLPHDQPDSNEKLDGIGTALLGVSMFGLIFGLNEGSTAGWTILPIASLITGGVMLVAFSLRQRNAENPLIKPSLFKNKGFTSGLVLGLGFFAAVNGLAYVISLFFQLVLHLTPYEAALGLCPMAIGIVISSMVCRPLLTRLGRTVIVMGLAATLIGALGLWLTVLIKGMADTALLTAPAILVIGAGMGACFSSIYEVALGDIEHDEAGSASGSLSAVQQLAAAMGSAVVTTIFFHLQTTVGDIGAMETSILIVAGIVCICLGLVWFMPRSAPSEE
- a CDS encoding ATP synthase subunit I; the protein is MIKEDKKLTLEVAAGIGIFTGAALLLALIIYPRPSVFAGLLLGMVLSLAMFFSMAAVVKLCLKTQSKKFTVMFTATSSLARYMILFAVLLVVVRKYSDLFQPIAVVIGMFGVKAGAFMQPLIHRMIQKNK